The Pieris brassicae chromosome 6, ilPieBrab1.1, whole genome shotgun sequence genome window below encodes:
- the LOC123710945 gene encoding checkpoint protein HUS1: protein MKFRAVMIDAGPMREFTNIVSTISRLSKECILRLSPDKIYLIVSEDNSGPAPPMLWCEMPQSTFFLEYQIVGVDDEHKDIYLGIVSANLSKSLVTLKTAKCLKMKLTKKQCPCLTLEIEMPSSTSQQSRQVTHDIPVVVIPRKMWSEFHEPRVPHPDISIELPALKQLRTTIDRMKCMSPEVVIRASAEGRLTLQIKTDLAKVSTRFKDLRVEAFEGPIDHSDSETETQTMEDVSRTCYCRVDAKKFSMFLSADQISHNRTICSIVHKKLVILCLQTEENVKLQCFITGIVY, encoded by the exons ATGAAATTTCGAGCCGTAATGATAGACGCAGGACCAATGCGAGAGTTTACTA ATATAGTTTCAACAATATCAAGATTGTCCAAAGAATGTATCCTTAGATTATCTCctgacaaaatttatttaatagtaagTGAAGATAACAGCGGTCCAGCTCCACCAATGTTGTGGTGTGAAATGCCTCaatcaactttttttttagaatatcaAATTGTTGGAGTAGATGATGAACATAAAGACATCTACTTGGGTATAGTGTCAG cTAATTTATCTAAGTCACTAGTAACATTAAAAACTGCTAAATGCTTAAAGATGAAACTTACTAAGAAGCAGTGTCCATGTCTCACACTAGAAATTGAAATG CCATCATCTACATCACAACAGTCTAGACAAGTGACCCATGATATACCTGTGGTTGTGATCCCAAGGAAAATGTGGTCTGAGTTCCATGAACCAAGGGTGCCTCATCCTGAT ATTTCCATAgagctgccagcattaaaacAACTACGTACAACCATAGACCGCATGAAATGTATGAGCCCTGAAGTTGTGATACGAGCATCTGCAGAAGGTAGATTAACTTTGCAGATAAAGACTGACTTGGCCAAAGTGTCTACAAGGTTTAAAGATCTGAGAGTAGAGGCATTTGAGG gtccAATCGATCACTCGGATTCTGAAACAGAAACTCAAACAATGGAAGATGTGTCAAGAACATGCTATTGTAGGGTTGatgcaaaaaagttttcaatgTTCCTAAGTGCCGATCAAATTTCACACAATAGGACTATTTGCTCGATTGTGCATaaaaaattagtaattttGTGTTTGCAAACTGAAGAAAATGTCAAGTTGCAGTGTTTTATAACAGGAATTGTGTATTAA
- the LOC123710726 gene encoding nuclear pore glycoprotein p62-like, producing the protein MSFSFGPATTTSGSTFGTTSPAQGSLFGGGDASKTLQGTGDKPSLFGGAGTSTPAFGSFAFGAKTTTAAPNLFSTPTTSTTTAFGGGKPLNFSFSSPPNQTVGSPGFGSPANQNAAQNLSFGGNTQKAPAFGSPVPTTQATSSFGTPASTGFGFGKPSTGFNFTTPASGFSAPQVTTTSQPTQGASAFGGKGFGFGATTATTSSAAPAPAFGTNQPSAQNLSFGANTQAQNQNQSFAFATTQAKPGPPSLFPTPQTSTFGPNPGFGGQTQALGGFTSQPSFASAGMTLGTSAPSSVSTMPMSQSSTAIGSGFNFGGNTLGTTTSTALAGMGSNIGLSKPQTTGLNLGAPLATSSAGINLGTSTGLGTNVSTGLKLGGGLNLGTTTPAMNLGTSTAGGLNLGQPLGLNLGTSAAPGVNLGTSVAPGLNLGTSASSGLNLGTSASTGLNLGTSVSSGLNLGTSASSGLNLGTSVSSGLKLGTSAASGFNLGTSTSSALNLGTSTATALGLGTSTSTGLNLGTSTATGINLGTTTSTGLNLGTSSAGLSLGTSTGLGFPSSSALTLGKPTTATAASSIASSAPSGIMALGKSTASAALTTATATVASAPPAAISSISFAQLEESINKWTLELEEQEKTFIHQATQVNAWDRLLIANGEKIVELNDAVETVKNEQQSLEHELDFVLGQQKELEDLLAPLEKQLKEDGDRMRDPEREHMYTLAENLDSQLRQMSEDLKEVIEHLNETNRSQDSNDPIVQIGRILNAHMSSMQWIDGSITQISTKLDHLKVTHDTLRRENEKSFQLTYS; encoded by the exons TTTCAACACCAACAACAAGTACCACAACAGCCTTTGGTGGTGGAAAGCCTTTGAATTTCTCTTTTTCATCTCCTCCAAATCAAACTGTTGGCAGTCCTGGGTTTGGATCTCCAGCAAATCAG AATGCCGCTCAGAATCTTTCATTTGGTGGCAACACTCAAAAAGCACCAGCGTTTGGATCTCCAGTCCCGACTACTCAAG CAACGTCCAGCTTTGGTACTCCAGCAAGCACAGGTTTTGGATTTGGCAAACCATCAACGGGTTTTAACTTTACAACACCAGCATCTGGATTTTCAGCACCTCAAGTAACT ACTACAAGTCAGCCCACACAAGGAGCGAGTGCGTTTGGTGGAAAGGGATTCGGTTTTGGTGCCACTACGGCCACTACTAGCTCTGCTGCTCCAG CTCCAGCCTTCGGTACCAATCAGCCAAGCGCCCAAAATTTATCATTTGGTGCCAACACCCAAGCTCAAAACCAAAACCAAAGCTTTGCTTTCGCAACCACTCAAGCTAAACCAGGACCACCCAGTTTGTTCCCAACCCCACAAACATCGACATTTGGACCAAATCCGGGTTTCGGAGGTCAGACACAAGCGCTTGGTGGTTTCACGAGTCAACCATCTTTTGCGAGTGCTGGAATGACATTGGGAACGAGTGCCCCGAGTTCAGTTTCTACAATGCCAATGTCCCAATCTAGCACGGCCATTGGATCTGGGTTTAATTTTGGTGGTAACACATTAGGCACTACAACTTCCACAGCATTAGCAGGGATGGGCTCAAATATTGGCCTCTCGAAACCCCAAACAACGGGACTCAATTTGGGAGCTCCTTTGGCTACATCATCTGCGGGTATCAATTTGGGTACTTCAACTGGTTTGGGTACCAATGTGTCTACGGGACTTAAGTTGGGAGGTGGACTCAATCTGGGTACAACTACACCTGCAATGAATTTGGGAACTAGTACCGCGGGTGGACTTAATTTAGGTCAGCCTTTAGGACTCAATTTGGGGACAAGCGCGGCCCCAGGTGTCAATCTGGGCACAAGCGTGGCCCCAGGTCTCAATTTGGGTACAAGCGCATCTTCAGGACTTAATTTGGGTACAAGTGCATCTACAGGACTTAATTTGGGCACAAGTGTATCTTCAGGACTTAATTTGGGTACAAGTGCATCTTCAGGACTTAATTTGGGTACAAGTGTATCTTCAGGTCTCAAATTGGGGACTAGCGCGGCTTCGGGATTCAATTTGGGGACTAGTACGTCGTCGGCCTTGAACTTAGGCACCAGTACCGCGACAGCACTTGGTTTAGGTACCAGTACATCAACGGGACTCAATTTAGGTACAAGTACAGCTACAGGGATTAATCTTGGTACTACTACGTCAACGGGACTCAATCTGGGTACAAGTAGCGCGGGACTTAGCCTTGGTACCAGTACGGGTTTAGGATTTCCATCATCCAGTGCTCTAACCCTGGGAAAACCCACCACAGCGACGGCTGCATCTTCGATAg CTTCTTCTGCGCCATCTGGGATAATGGCTCTCGGTAAATCAACAGCCAGTGCTGCGCTTACAACGGCCACTGC CACTGTAGCGTCTGCGCCACCCGCAGCCATTTCGTCAATATCATTCGCCCAGCTCGAGGAGAGCATCAACAAGTGGACCCTGGAGTTGGAAGAACAGGAGAAGACGTTCATCCACCAAGCCACGCAGGTCAACGCCTGGGATCGACTACTAATCGCCAACGGGGAGAag ATTGTAGAACTAAACGACGCTGTGGAAACTGTGAAGAACGAACAACAAAGTCTGGAACACGAGTTGGACTTTGTACTTGGGCAGCAGAAGGAGTTGGAAGATCTCTTGGCACCGCTTGAGAAACAGCTCAAGGAAGATGGAGACCGGATGAGAGATCCAGAAAGAGAGCATAT GTACACATTAGCCGAGAATTTGGACAGTCAGCTCCGACAAATGTCTGAAGATCTCAAGGAAGTCATCGAACACCTCAACGAGACCAACAGAAGTCAGGACAGCAATGATCCG ATCGTTCAAATTGGCCGAATCCTGAACGCACACATGTCGTCAATGCAATGGATCGATGGCTCCATAACGCAGATTTCCACCAAATTGGACCATTTGAAAGTCACCCACGACACTCTTAGACGGGAAAACGAGAAGTCCTTTCAGTTGACATACAGCTAA